A window from Cryptomeria japonica chromosome 1, Sugi_1.0, whole genome shotgun sequence encodes these proteins:
- the LOC131043607 gene encoding receptor-like protein EIX2, which produces MDMSSNAFSGHIPSQWPSTMLVLLLNDNLLIRNIPPSLQLGLEPQMLNLAHNNLTGIIPPSLADYSVLQVLNLGNNNLEGKIPFEFGELSLLWSLVLKNNKLNGSFPPSISKCKELFFLDVGKNLLKGRIPKSIGKLSKLQVLVMRQNKFGRSIPAAIGQLKQLQILDMSSNRLSGSIPESILSLQAMVIEREHGFIMGQLWPAILDYDLLTNKPVGDMYHDGLDMNFKGIDEHYPYIFSLMTSRDLSNNQLKGEIPFDFGKLKGLMFLNLSMNNLNGSIPNSFGELSSLESLDLSSNQLSGEIPQELRSFDYLGFLNLSNNNLSGSIPQGGHVVTFQESSYLRNPNLWGCPLPNNCSWPQFLPAPISRSVSEEEKSEETLWYDIGVGLSYAVGFAGVVSFLVLIIKWKERYFQGVDLILKFLFPWIRNLRL; this is translated from the coding sequence ATGGATATGTCTAGCAATGCATTTTCGGGACACATACCATCACAGTGGCCTTCTACTATGTTAGTATTGTTGCTCAATGACAATTTGTTGATCAGAAATATTCCTCCGAGCTTGCAACTCGGTCTGGAGCCACAGATGTTAAATTTGGCACATAATAATTTGACTGGAATTATTCCCCCAAGCCTAGCAGATTATTCAGTGCTTCAAGTATTGAATTTGGGAAATAATAATTTGGAGGGGAAGATACCATTTGAGTTTGGTGAGCTAAGTCTGTTGTGGTCATTGGTCCTGAAGAACAATAAGCTCAATGGATCATTCCCTCCCTCAATCTCAAAGTGCAAAGAATTATTTTTTCTGGATGTTGGGAAAAACTTGTTGAAAGGGCGGATTCCAAAGTCAATTGGAAAGCTCTCAAAGTTGCAAGTGCTAGTGATGAGGCAAAATAAATTTGGGCGTAGTATTCCAGCAGCAATTGGGCAGCTAAAGCAGCTTCAAATCTTAGACATGTCCTCAAACCGCTTGTCAGGTTCAATACCAGAGAGTATTTTGAGTTTGCAAGCAATGGTCATAGAAAGAGAACATGGATTCATCATGGGTCAATTATGGCCAGCTATTCTAGATTATGACCTCCTCACGAATAAACCAGTGGGAGACATGTATCATGATGGCCTAGATATGAATTTTAAAGGGATAGATGAGCACTACCCATATATATTTTCCCTCATGACATCCAGAGACCTCTCAAACAATCAATTGAAGGGGGAAATTCCTTTTGATTTTGGAAAGTTGAAGGGCTTgatgttcctcaatctttccatGAACAATCTCAATGGTTCCATTCCAAATAGTTTTGGAGAACTGAGCTCATTGGAATCTTTAGATCTCTCTTCAAATCAGTTATCTGGAGAAATCCCTCAGGAGCTTCGATCCTTTGACTACTTGGGATTTTTAAACTTGTCCAACAACAACCTTTCAGGCAGCATTCCTCAAGGAGGACACGTGGTAACATTCCAAGAATCATCATATTTAAGAAATCCAAACCTATGGGGTTGTCCACTTCCGAATAATTGTTCTTGGCCACAATTTCTTCCTGCTCCCATTTCTAGGTCTGTCAGTGAAGAAGAGAAGAGCGAGGAAACTCTATGGTATGATATTGGAGTGGGACTGTCATATGCAGTGGGTTTTGCAGGGGTGGTGTCTTTTCTAGTACTAATTATCAAGTGGAAAGAGAGATATTTCCAGGGAGTTGATTTGATTTTGAAGTTTTTATTCCCATGGATCCGCAATTTGAGGCTATGA
- the LOC131043606 gene encoding receptor-like protein 35: MAFLFKLTIIGVFAVSLCQGMQNTRCNEGEADALLHLKSGLNDSYGGLSSWIKGTDCCLWQGISCDPNTNHVVTVDTSLGVVGGVISEGLCNLSFLTAINMVANGLTCTIPSCLGKLSYLTELVLAWNKLSGSIPFSFTNMSSLATLNLQRNNLEGESVLSTICMMTSLIKIDLAGNQLNGSLPLCLGNLSSLDYLSLSGNQLTGTIPSSLSTLSSLHTLYLGSNRFSGIIPNSLGKMSSLSDFNVYNNELSGQVPDSLGNISSLKTLDLSYNRFNGTLPASFSRLTALTSLRAYGNAFC; this comes from the coding sequence ATGGCCTTCTTATTTAAGCTTACTATaattggagtatttgctgtcagtTTGTGCCAGGGAATGCAGAATACTAGATGTAATGAGGGGGAAGCCGATGCTCTTCTTCACTTAAAATCTGGCTTAAACGACTCTTATGGTGGACTGAGTTCGTGGATAAAAGGAACAGATTGTTGCCTGTGGCAGGGCATATCATGTGATCCCAACACCAATCATGTTGTAACAGTTGACACATCCCTTGGTGTTGTAGGAGGTGTCATATCTGAGGGCTTGTGCAACCTAAGTTTTCTTACGGCCATTAACATGGTTGCCAATGGACTAACATGTACAATTCCTTCATGCCTTGGAAAACTGTCTTATCTTACAGAACTGGTTTTAGCTTGGAATAAATTGAGTGGGAGCATTCCATTTTCTTTTACAAACATGTCTTCTCTTGCAACTCTGAATTTACAGAGAAACAACTTGGAAGGAGAAAGTGTCCTTAGTACCATTTGTATGATGACCAGCCTTATTAAGATCGATCTTGCTGGCAACCAACTGAATGGAAGCTTACCATTGTGTCTGGGAAATCTTTCTTCTCTTGATTATCTCTCGCTTAGTGGAAATCAACTCACTGGCACCATTCCCTCTTCTCTATCTACTCTGTCTTCTCTACATACCCTGTATCTTGGTAGCAATCGCTTCAGTGGCATTATCCCAAATTCTCTAGGCAAGATGTCTTCCCTTAGTGATTTTAATGTTTATAACAATGAATTATCTGGACAAGTTCCAGATTCCTTGGGCAATATATCTTCTCTAAAAACTTTGGATTTATCCTACAACCGATTTAATGGAACCCTTCCAGCCTCATTTTCTCGTCTCACCGCCCTTACTAGTCTCAGAGCATATGGTAATGCATTCTGCTAG